tcttatcacatattttactttattgctaaaatgaaaaataaaaattaaattcttagtTAATAATTACTGTTTATTTACTATAAGCACTAGTCGCTTGTTTCCATCTGCTAcatagtattaaaaaataaatcatattgtgattcaaataattatctatGAGATtcattatatactttattttaagatgttaAGATTCTCAATGTTTGGAAGTTTTAATAGTTTGTATATTAGTTATAATCGATTAGTTAGAATAAgcttgttaattttttgataactGTTATCTGCAAATACTTTTCGTGCTGCCTATGTATAAAtccaaataaattcatataattaatcattgtattatttttgtcgGTAAGTTATATTGTCTACTTGCCTAACAtactattttgtaataaatatgtaagctatacaaatatgtaattcTATAACTTTCATACActtttcatatatgtatagccactgtaacaaaatttgatgtaaattatatactcTGTTAGGGAAAGAGGACTTAGAGCAGAATCTTGTctaaattcattttttgtatgtacatagaaatataataaagtaactatttattaaagcATATAGAAACACattcttaacatttattatagtCCACATATGTAGTGACGTTCCTGAATTCCACATTCGCTTTTCTATTCGTTAACTAGGTCTCTTTACATTTTAGATTGatatgatacatttttttaggattgcttaacaaatataaaaaaattgttttatttgtgtcatatttaataacgatataatagaaatatattaaaattatagtgaATGGAACGTAAGCAATACAGCTATAAACTATAACAAACTACATAATCTTTATTATCTATCTTAAGGCATTCTACATCCACTGTTTACGgcaattgtttcaaatatatttctgtgctctttattacaataaaataattctttcctATTGGAAATaggataattttgttttgtacacttgctatgttttttttaattatttgatctGTTAATGTGTATACTGCACACTCTGCTTACATTTTAAACAGATATCTAATACCATACCATTTTACAgtcattgaaaaattacataaaaaaatatgatgcaataaaaattcttgtatgcatatttgaataatctaatatttttactatgaAATTACTTCATATCAAAACAagtaatttgaatattaaatactaaaaatttaaagtacatGATggtacataaatttattttgtaaaaaataatttattgtcacATGGAAGCTGCGCgaaaagcaaaattaaaaatacgttgATATTGCTAAAGTTCATAATAAAGCTCAATTCCATCTAAGCAAGCAAATGCTTTATCTAAATgcctaaaattgaaaacaggAAATAGATCTTTTGTTTATGTATACAATTTGTTATACGCATATATTGccaaaaattagattaattcGTTCCTGCATTATTATAATCCAGATTATTGTATAAAGTATGTTACACAACATGGGTGTCCGCGACAGATTTCTGTGTGTCAATATATCCTAAACTGTACAATAGATACCttaaaaaacgatataaatgTAGTTATATCGTTTTCAAGAATAGTGATatcgaaataatatatctctttgttttcttttttttcaatagaaCATCTGTTTTAATCCTATTATGAATttctataatacaaaaatacaaacaatTCCATTCATTAGAATTGAATCGTTTATCAGCTATCAGTGCTAGTCCATTCACCTGTTTCTTTCAAAGCTCTATCTGTTAATCTTTCTATCTCAGTTAAAAGCTGCTCAGTGTCCATATCCACACATACCATATCCGGTTCCACTGGGTCCCATTCTAAACTATTCGGGCTGGAAACTCTAGACCAAGGAGATGCCGTCAAGCTGGAGGGTTGGCTATTATTAACGGACGTCACAGAACCCTCTGTTTCTCCTTTGTCATCCTCTATAATTGGTAGAGGCATACCTGCAATAATTTGTCTGTGTACTAGGAGACTTAGAAAAACATAATGACGTGATAAATTACCTTCGTGTTCCCATTCAAGATCCAGTGATGATCCCGGAGTGGAGGAAACATAAGTTTGTTGTTTCATTAATGTCCTTGCATCGAGAACTTGAAGTGATATATCCAGTCcagaactaaaaatatttaattttatattttttagcaagtatagttaaaatatattacaaaaattaagtaataaaaaaaaaaaaatgtagtcTACCTTGTGGAAACATCATTCCTAGAACTCAATCTAGCATATCTATTTCCACCTCGTGACCATCCTCCATCTTCTAATAACTCTAAAGTCACCGGAACTCCATGCTTTTTctatgatttaaatattttataatatgtgtaaaaatatatcttatcaaataaaaataacagtaaTCTTTTAtccttattatataaaacatataataccAATAGGCATTTaccttgaatttttttaaagagagaAATGATAATAAACTATATCCAGCAAGcatgacaaataaatataatacattaatgttataaatatatattacaattataaataaaacattgctTTTACCTTTTTGATCCTTGAGTTTGGTCTTCCTCTTCTCTTTCAACGTCCATAAACTGAATAAGATAGGATCAAACTTACAAATGCTAACAAAGGCAtagattttaaagaaaaatatattagtaaatatatacCTCAGCTTGGTCTTCTTCTTGGAAAGACATTCTGGTATGCCTTTGATAGAATCTGAAAAcatgaaacaaaatatgacgttaaagatattcttttgtattaattgtgatatatcaataaattgtgATATATCAATAAAGAAGAACAATGGTTCTTTATAATGAGAACATCAGACTAAATAAAGTTTCCACAACTTTACCTATTCACagcatgtaattttatttgcatatcgACTGAGTAAAATCATAATTCATATAGCTATAGTTTTGCActcatcaattttttataaaacatttaagtGTTAAAGTAAAAGTCTGTctaatgcaatttttcaatttaatcatttatacttaattaattgacatattTCATTCATAAATAAACTCCTTTCTCTAACCTGTGTGGCATAGAGTCTGTGATTTTCGCTAAGCAGTGGCCGAGACAGGCCCCCATGACCTGTCAACCCACGGCGCCGCGCCGTCATCTAACTGATATGAGTGTTCGGATGCCAGTGTTTAACTCCACGTAACACGTGACAACGGGAACGACGGCGTCCTTTTGTCGGGTATCATCCAGGTGCTGATGCTGATATCAGCGTACAGATGTATGGAGACTAAACACTCTGCTCTGTCGCTCACGCCATCTAAGGGTAGCACATCGTAAGCTTTTGGACGTGGGACTGTGGGacgtctaaaataaaaaaatgtatttcaaagaaaaagaacttCCAGCTCTTAATAAATGGTCTAGATTTTTACATAAGACTTGAATACATCGCAGTTAAGTTCTACACCTaccaaataatataatataagattctaaggcataaaaatgtataaaatatgcattttaacattatagatcatttctttgtttaaaatataagttttcaaaacattgcaataaagaaaatgtaaatgttcTAAAATGCTAGGCTTACCAAATGTTATGAGAGTTTAttctaaagtataaaaatattaataaacactgtacattttaacattctaagccattttttaaattctagaTACTTACAATATGCATTTCTAATGACAAATTCTTGTCTACGTATTTTAGCAACAATGTAGTTAATGACACCCCATTATACAGCTTGTGCAATCTTTTATCCATcctctttttataaattctcttAATTAGCTGTAATTAGTTTCATcagctataataaaatatagttaatactataaaataataaataataaaataaatacatcaaCAATAAATAGCTGATTAAATATgctatctaaaaaaaatacataaaatacaaaatattcttcagaaaatataataatcgcaAGACACCATTAATTCTTTCGATACAGAGAATTGATATATAGTCCAAAACTGTTCACGTAGGttattatgcatataaatacACTGTCTGAATGTTTACCTGCAATCATAAAGTGCATATTTACATGCCGTCTTAACCTATAAATTTGACAAAGCAACTATTTTGCATTGCTATATTAAGTAccaaaagaattaattttgttttttgtaattaactaATGCtatctttcaaataaattacctGAAATTACCTGAAATTACCTGAAATGAATGATTTCTAGCCTTAGTAGAAGTGCTAGACTCTTGCTTGGTTATGACACCTGTTCGCTACACTTTTTCGCGAGAGATTGACAATCTCATCGACCATTGATCATATCCCGAGTGATTCCGACATAATTCGAAATCGGCCGATGACGAAAGTCGGCCGCCCGCCACGTACGCTGCATAGGTCAATGCCTTGCTGCAGTTAGACGAGTGTTAGACGGTATTAATAACTTCCGCATTCTTGCGCGTGTCGCCACACCCACGCGCGTTTTTTTTCGCATACCAGTCATTCCGATGAATGTCATCCGCATCTAATTAGGGGTGACCCTGCCGGATTTTCAAAACGCTATAACTTAGTGAAAAATTGACGTAGCGACATGCGACAAAAACGGATTTTCTCAGTTTTTCACGCTGCAGATGTTTATGCATATTGCACATGCTCTTATCATgacacacatatatgtatatgtattaagCTGAGATCAAATtcgaacattttatatatctgaATTATTCGAACatgcaaatgtatttttttttaacgattgGCCAACTCGATTGATCTTGATGTATCGGTTTTATTTATGACATCATATAACGTTGCGacataattgtaatttcattatctgtgtacgtgtatattataaaaatatattgtataataaagaGAAGTCAAAAAGTTTGAATTCTCGTGATTATCTTGCATCCGAAAAACACGTATGCGACAATGAGTTTTCCCGAAacaaaattgtacattttattttattttatgatttagaatcttatatcatatcatttaGCAAGTCTAGAACTTTACTGCGATGCAtcgaaatcttatattttacacaaagaAATAGCctagaatgttaaaatatatactttaacAATCTAGTTTCATTTCttcctttaaaatataagatttcaatgcattgcAGTAAAGCAAATATGCATTCTAATGTTCAAGGCCTACCAAatgttatgatataatattctaaagcataaaaatgagtaaaatgtacattttaacattaaaaaaaagtaagataaaaaatgatacttAACTGTCGATTAGATTTCACTGCGTCAACCGTATATGCCATCATGAAACACTGTTCTTACTTTGATAAACCTTGCCAACTGAAGTGCTTATTTCGTTAGTCCTCACAATGACCCTGTATACTTTGTCTTAACATTCGTTGTTTTTCTCACGTTGCTATAACGATGCTTTATTAAGAATGCACAGCTCGTGGAACTTTGTGGCGAAGCGATGGacgcatttattttttgcgccgttatatagtttttttaacaGTTCACAAAATTTAAACGAACAAAGGCAAACTtgaacaaaatagaaaaaaaattaattagtaattaatggTGAAACGTGAAGGAACGTTGCactcatttaaaaatttataaacccGTGGTTAGCAACGAATTCGGTTACTTGATCGAGAAATTGTTAAATTCGCgactagaaaaaaaatagccgATACACTGAGATATTTATGAGATCCGATACTTTACATATTAGCGCGCGGCTTACAAAACTTTTGCCGTGAGCATGCGTCGTTACTATCTTTTCGAAAAATGagtaaatgaataaaaaaaaaaagaatacttcTGTCTTCATATTATATCGGACATGCACAGCTCTAAGTATTTTGAATATGCAGGTATGgtgaattatttatgttagtattatttttgagAATGCTACATTTTGCCTTGCAAGCatgaaatatgttaaatttatatattattgtaaatcatatttaaactacaagaagaataataattacccatagagaaaatagttttttgccttttaattatttattatatgtgtctgaaagaaattaaaaatattctgagGCAAAgtaaagtagtaaaaataaaatatagtgaGCATATAAGATCACACagatttattaatgattacgCTTATATAGCACTTTGTTATTTCATGCAAAAGAGTATAAATTTAAGTCGCAATATTCAACAGAAGTTGTATAAATGATAGATATGTATGCATATCGTCATAGAAATGTGTGTTAttcaagagaaaaataatattacgtagATTTAAAATGGGCCATCGGGATAAATCGTTTTACTCTGGAAATGATCGGTTTATGGCCTGACGAGAAATTGAGCCGTCGACAAAAATTCTGGGCAAGTTTGCGggcttttatcattttcactACACTGGTTTCCGCGATCCTGGTTTCGATCATACCCGCGATAGTTTCATTGATAAGAGTTTGGGGCGATGTGATAGcaataatagataatttcCAAATTACGCTGCCGATCTCAGTGATTGCCATGAAGATCATCATCATGTGGCTTCGAAGAAAAGGTAAAGATTGCAGCtgacgaaataatattaaaggagaatgttaaaaataggTCGATTTTGACTTGGATTTCTTCTATAAGAAACTATTTGTAGTTTTGGTTCCACACCATGGGTTAAAATCGACCTATCTTTAACATCCTCCTTCTAATATCTAATTCTCAATATAGCAGCACTGTCAGAACGATAATTGACGTCGTACAGTCAGAGAATAGCCGCCCAATAATTCCCTTGCTTCAGTATAAACTCCATGCAATTATTCTATCTCTAACAGAGACACATCTTAtgcaacagaaattataatatctaattgtcaATATAGCAACGCTGTCCAAGCAATAATTGACGTCGTACGGTCTGAGAATAGCCACCCAATGATTCCCTTGCTTCAGTATAAACTCCATGCAATTATTCTATCTCTAACAGAGACACATCTCAtgcaacagaaattataatatctaattgtcGATATAGCAGCGCTGTCAGAGCGATAATTGACGTCATACAGTCAGAGAATAGCCGCCCAATAATTCCCTTGCTTCAGTATAAACTccatgcaattattatatctctAACAGAGAGACGCATCTCAtgcaacagaaattataatatctaattgtcaATATAGCAACGCTGAATTATTGGGCGGCTATTCTCTGACTGTACGACGTCAATTATTACTTGGACAGCGTTGCTATATtgacaattagatattataatttctgttgcaTGAGATGTGTGTCTGTTAGAGATAGAATAATTGCATGGAGTTTATACTGAAGCAAGGGAATTATTGGGCGGCTATTCTCTGACTGTACGACGTCAATTATGGCTGTGACAGTGCTGCTATATTGagaattagatattataatttctgttgcaTAAGATGTGTCTCTGTTAGAGATAGAATAATTGCATGGAGTTTATACTGAAGCAAG
The nucleotide sequence above comes from Linepithema humile isolate Giens D197 chromosome 4, Lhum_UNIL_v1.0, whole genome shotgun sequence. Encoded proteins:
- the LOC105671961 gene encoding uncharacterized protein isoform X2, producing the protein MGACLGHCLAKITDSMPHRFYQRHTRMSFQEEDQAEFMDVEREEEDQTQGSKSLLSFLSLKKFKKKHGVPVTLELLEDGGWSRGGNRYARLSSRNDVSTSSGLDISLQVLDARTLMKQQTYVSSTPGSSLDLEWEHEGMPLPIIEDDKGETEGSVTSVNNSQPSSLTASPWSRVSSPNSLEWDPVEPDMVCVDMDTEQLLTEIERLTDRALKETGEWTSTDS
- the LOC105671961 gene encoding uncharacterized protein isoform X1, translated to MGACLGHCLAKITDSMPHRFYQRHTRMSFQEEDQAEFMDVEREEEDQTQGSKSLLSFLSLKKFKKKHGVPVTLELLEDGGWSRGGNRYARLSSRNDVSTSSGLDISLQVLDARTLMKQQTYVSSTPGSSLDLEWEHEGNLSRHYVFLSLLVHRQIIAGMPLPIIEDDKGETEGSVTSVNNSQPSSLTASPWSRVSSPNSLEWDPVEPDMVCVDMDTEQLLTEIERLTDRALKETGEWTSTDS